One region of Ignavibacteria bacterium genomic DNA includes:
- a CDS encoding carbamoyltransferase encodes MYILGISAFYHDSAACLVCDGKVVAAAQEERFSRKKHDYSFPEKAVEYCLNYANIKGSSLDFVAFYDKPFLKFERLLESYLASAPKGIRSFIKAMPLWMREKLWIKDLLEKKLGYKGKVIFPEHHESHAASAFFPSPFREAAFLTVDGVGEWTTSSYGTGRGNKIEIIADMKFPHSLGLLYSAFTYYTGFKVNSGEYKVMGLAPYGEPKYKDLILSELMDLKEDGSFKMNMKYFNYAAGLTMTNGSFDKLFGRKPRKPEGELTQFEMDLARSVQDVTEEVMLRMGRHIHQETGMKKLCLAGGVALNCVANGRLLKEGPFEDIWIQPASGDAGGALGSALFLWHQYLSKERTADEINDLQSGSFLGPEFGSEEILEFLEGNSIPYERISNAEVPEKVSGLINDEKVIGWFNGRMEFGPRALGARSIIGDARSAKMQSVMNLKIKFRESFRPFAPSVLSEKACEYFEIDRPSPYMLLTAKVKEERRRQMTEDELKLFGISKLNIVRSDIPAVTHVDYSARIQTVHKDTNPLYYETIKRFYEKYGCPVIVNTSFNVRGEPIVCTPMDAFRCFMRTDMDYLLLGNFLLKKEEQQPLMGDTEWKKEFELD; translated from the coding sequence ATGTATATCCTCGGAATATCAGCTTTTTATCACGATAGCGCCGCATGCTTAGTCTGCGACGGAAAAGTAGTTGCTGCTGCGCAGGAGGAACGTTTTTCGCGCAAAAAGCACGACTACTCTTTCCCCGAAAAGGCGGTGGAATACTGCCTTAATTACGCGAATATCAAAGGCAGCAGCCTCGATTTTGTGGCTTTTTACGATAAGCCTTTTCTTAAATTTGAAAGACTGCTGGAATCATATCTTGCCTCGGCTCCCAAAGGGATACGCTCTTTTATTAAGGCAATGCCTCTTTGGATGAGGGAGAAGCTCTGGATTAAAGACCTGCTGGAGAAAAAACTGGGTTATAAGGGAAAAGTAATCTTTCCCGAACACCACGAGTCACACGCCGCATCGGCTTTCTTCCCTTCACCCTTTCGTGAAGCCGCCTTCCTTACTGTTGACGGCGTGGGGGAATGGACCACGTCCAGCTACGGAACAGGACGCGGAAATAAAATTGAAATTATTGCCGACATGAAATTCCCACATTCGCTGGGACTCCTTTATTCGGCATTTACATACTATACAGGCTTTAAGGTTAATTCGGGAGAATATAAGGTCATGGGGCTCGCTCCTTACGGAGAGCCTAAATATAAGGACCTCATTCTTTCCGAACTCATGGACTTGAAGGAAGACGGCTCCTTTAAGATGAATATGAAGTATTTTAATTATGCGGCCGGCCTTACGATGACAAACGGCAGCTTTGACAAGCTCTTCGGGCGTAAACCCAGAAAGCCTGAAGGTGAACTTACACAGTTTGAAATGGATCTTGCCCGCTCGGTTCAGGACGTTACAGAAGAAGTGATGCTCAGGATGGGGCGCCATATCCACCAAGAAACAGGGATGAAAAAACTCTGCCTGGCCGGAGGTGTTGCGCTTAACTGCGTTGCCAACGGAAGGCTCTTAAAAGAAGGACCCTTTGAGGATATATGGATCCAGCCTGCCTCAGGCGATGCCGGCGGGGCACTGGGCTCAGCACTGTTCCTCTGGCACCAGTACCTATCAAAGGAAAGAACTGCCGACGAGATAAATGACCTTCAGTCGGGCTCATTCTTAGGCCCCGAATTTGGAAGTGAAGAAATTCTGGAATTCCTGGAAGGTAATTCCATACCTTATGAAAGGATTTCAAATGCTGAGGTTCCGGAGAAGGTCTCCGGTCTTATTAACGATGAAAAAGTAATCGGATGGTTTAATGGCAGAATGGAATTTGGCCCCCGCGCTTTGGGCGCAAGATCAATTATCGGGGACGCGCGTTCGGCCAAAATGCAGTCGGTGATGAATCTCAAGATCAAGTTCAGGGAAAGCTTCCGCCCCTTTGCGCCGTCTGTATTAAGCGAGAAGGCGTGCGAATATTTCGAAATTGACCGCCCCAGCCCTTATATGCTCCTTACTGCAAAGGTTAAGGAGGAACGCCGCAGGCAGATGACTGAAGATGAACTAAAACTCTTCGGCATAAGTAAGCTCAACATCGTCCGTTCCGATATCCCGGCCGTTACGCACGTGGATTATTCGGCACGCATTCAGACGGTGCATAAGGATACAAACCCGCTCTACTATGAGACAATAAAAAGATTTTATGAAAAATACGGCTGCCCGGTTATTGTAAACACCTCCTTTAATGTAAGAGGCGAACCGATCGTCTGCACCCCGATGGATGCCTTCAGGTGCTTTATGCGCACCGATATGGATTATCTTTTATTGGGGAATTTCCTGCTTAAAAAAGAGGAGCAGCAGCCCTTAATGGGCGACACAGAATGGAAAAAGGAATTTGAACTGGATTAG
- a CDS encoding UPF0164 family protein gives MNKNIIKVIILVLFGTNILMAQSKVGTTAANFLTIPVGPRATGMGGAFVAVANDATTSFWNPGGLSRLSKNEFSVVHSEWLVNTNLNWLGLAIKLDDDNTVGLSVNQLAYGSEAITTVDQPNGTGQTWDAQDIAFSLSYARNLTDRFSIGGSVKYIQQRIYNESASAFALDIGLLFTTQLKGLRIGMNIANFGTEMQMGGKDLLQPVDIDPAHTGNNDNVVSDLGTDSWTLPLIFTVGLGMDAIQTEDWKVTLASDAIYPNNQSSYLNLGTEVTWSNLVSLRVGYNSLFKTAAEEGLTAGVGLNYNFGPLSARVDYSYMNYGIFKQISKYALSVSF, from the coding sequence ATGAATAAAAATATAATAAAAGTAATTATACTCGTCCTCTTCGGTACCAACATTCTTATGGCTCAGTCGAAGGTTGGTACCACTGCTGCAAATTTTCTTACTATTCCGGTAGGCCCCAGGGCTACCGGAATGGGCGGGGCTTTTGTGGCTGTTGCCAATGACGCAACAACTTCTTTCTGGAATCCCGGAGGGCTCTCACGCCTTTCGAAAAATGAATTCAGCGTCGTACACTCGGAATGGCTCGTAAATACAAACCTTAACTGGCTCGGCCTTGCAATTAAGCTAGATGACGATAATACTGTAGGCCTGAGCGTAAACCAGCTTGCTTACGGAAGTGAGGCCATTACAACGGTTGACCAGCCTAATGGTACAGGACAGACCTGGGACGCTCAGGATATAGCTTTCAGCCTGTCTTATGCAAGAAACCTTACCGACAGATTTTCTATCGGCGGCAGCGTAAAATACATTCAGCAGAGGATCTATAATGAAAGCGCCAGCGCTTTTGCTCTCGATATCGGCCTCTTGTTTACCACTCAGCTCAAAGGCCTCAGAATAGGTATGAATATCGCTAACTTCGGTACTGAAATGCAGATGGGCGGCAAAGACCTTCTGCAGCCCGTGGATATTGATCCTGCCCATACAGGCAACAACGATAACGTGGTCTCTGACCTTGGAACAGACAGCTGGACACTGCCTTTAATTTTCACCGTAGGCCTTGGAATGGACGCCATTCAGACTGAGGACTGGAAGGTTACTCTGGCTTCAGATGCCATTTACCCCAACAACCAGTCATCATATCTGAACCTGGGAACAGAAGTAACGTGGTCAAACCTTGTCTCTTTAAGAGTAGGCTATAACTCACTCTTTAAGACGGCAGCTGAAGAAGGACTGACCGCAGGTGTGGGACTTAACTACAACTTCGGCCCGCTCTCGGCAAGAGTTGACTACAGCTACATGAACTACGGAATATTTAAGCAGATCTCTAAATATGCGCTGAGTGTAAGCTTCTAA